One genomic segment of Canis lupus baileyi chromosome 9, mCanLup2.hap1, whole genome shotgun sequence includes these proteins:
- the JAG2 gene encoding protein jagged-2 isoform X3, producing MRARGRGRGRGRLPRRLLLLLALCVQAARPMGYFELQLSALRNANGELLSGACCDGDGRTTRAGGCGHDECDTYVRVCLKEYQAKRSFTLIVEAWDWDNDTTPDEELLIERVSHTGMINPEDRWKSLHFSGHVAHMELQIRVRCDDNYYSATCNKFCRPRNDFFGHYTCDQYGNKACMDGWMGKECKEAVCKQGCNLLHGGCSVPGECKCSYGWQGRFCDECVPYPGCVHGSCVDPWQCNCETNWGGLLCNKDLNYCGTHHPCTNGATCINAEPDQYHCVCPDGYSGKNCERAEHACASNPCANGGSCYEVPSGFECHCPSGWSGSTCALDIDECASNPCAAGGTCVDQVDGFECICPKQWVGTTCQLDANECEGKPCVNAFSCKNLIGGYYCHCIPGWKGVNCHINVNDCHGQCQHGGTCKELMTGYQCVCPWGFGGRHCELQLRSCASNPCHGGLCEDLVDGFHCHCPEGTSGPLCEVDLDLCDPSPCQNGARCYNLQGDYYCACPDDVGGKNCSVPRDPCPGGACRVIDGCGFEAGTRTPGSGTAPLGVCGPHGHCVSLPGGNFSCVCDSGFTGIYCHENINDCLGQPCRNGGTCIDEVDAFRCYCPSGWEGELCDTNLNDCLPDPCHSRGRCYDLVNDFYCACDDGWKGKTCHSREFQCDAYTCSNGGTCYDSGDTFRCACPPGWKGSTCNIAKNSSCLPNPCVNGGTCVGSGDSFSCICRDGWEGRTCTHNTNDCNPLPCYNGGVCIDGINWFRCECAPGFAGPDCRINIDECQSSPCAYGATCVDEINGYHCSCPPGRAGPRCQEVIFFGRPCWSQGLPFAHGSSWVEDCNSCHCMDGHRDCSKVWCGHKPCLLAGRPESLSTPCPPGQWCQEKALDQCLQPPCAAWGECGAEEPLLPETLCLPRSSHLDNNCARFTLHLDRDQVPQGTTVGAICSGIRVLPVTRAVARDRLLLLLCERPSSGASAVEVAMSFSPARDLADSSLIQSTAHAIVSAITQRVNSSVLLAVTEVKLETVVMGGSSAGLLVPVLCGVFSMLCLVCVAICVWWTRKRRKERERSRLPREESANNQWAPLNPIRNPIERLGGGGLGGGHKDVLYPCKNFTPPPRRVGEALPGPAGRGEGGEEEEEEEPGRGEGGCLEAEKFLSHKFTKDPSGSPGRPACWASGPKVDNRAVRSVNDSRHAGKE from the exons atgcgggcgcggggccggggccggggccgggggcgcctgccccggcggctgctgctgctgctggcgctGTGCGTGCAG GCGGCGCGGCCCATGGGCTATTTCGAGCTGCAGCTGAGCGCGCTGCGGAACGCGAACGGGGAGCTGCTGAGCGGCGCCTGCTGTGACGGCGACGGCCGGACGACGCGCGCGGGGGGCTGCGGCCACGACGAGTGCGACACGTACGTGCGCGTGTGCCTCAAGGAGTACCAGGCCAAG CGCTCCTTCACCCTCATCGTGGAGGCCTGGGACTGGGACAACGACACCACCCCAGATG AGGAGCTGCTGATCGAGCGGGTGTCGCACACGGGCATGATCAACCCCGAGGACCGCTGGAAGAGCCTGCACTTCAGCGGCCACGTGGCGCACATGGAGCTGCAGATCCGCGTGCGCTGCGACGACAACTACTACAGCGCCACCTGCAACAAGTTCTGCCGGCCGCGCAACGACTTCTTCGGCCACTACACCTGCGACCAGTACGGCAACAAGGCCTGCATGGACGGCTGGATGGGCAAGGAGTGCAAAGAGG CCGTGTGCAAACAAGGATGTAACCTGCTGCACGGGGGATGCTCGGTGCCCGGGGAGTGCAA GTGCAGCTACGGCTGGCAGGGACGCTTCTGCGACGAGTGCGTCCCGTACCCTGGCTGCGTGCACGGCAGCTGCGTGGACCCCTGGCAGTGTAACTGTGAGACCAACTGGGGCGGCCTGCTTTGCAACAAAG ACCTGAACTACTGCGGCACCCACCACCCTTGCACCAACGGGGCCACGTGCATCAACGCCGAGCCTGACCAGTACCACTGCGTCTGCCCCGACGGCTACTCGGGCAAGAACTGTGAGCGGG CTGAGCACGCCTGTGCCTCCAACCCATGCGCCAACGGGGGCTCTTGTTACGAGGTGCCCTCCGGCTTCGAGTGCCACTGCCCGTCAGGCTGGAGCGGGTCCACCTGTGCGCTTG ACATCGATGAGTGTGCCTCCAACCCGTGCGCGGCCGGGGGCACCTGTGTGGACCAGGTGGATGGCTTCGAGTGCATCTGTCCCAAGCAGTGGGTGGGGACCACCTGCCAGCTGG ACGCCAATGAATGTGAAGGGAAGCCGTGCGTTAATGCTTTTTCTTGCAAAAACCTGATTGGTGGCTATTACTGTCACTGCATCCCGGGCTGGAAGGGCGTCAACTGCCATATCA ATGTAAACGACTGTCATGGGCAGTGTCAGCATGGTGGCACCTGCAAG gagcTGATGACCGGCTACCAGTGTGTGTGCCCATGGGGCTTCGGTGGCCGACACTGTGAGCTGCAGCTGCGGTCGTGTGCCAGCAACCCCTGCCATGGTGGCCTCTGCGAGGACCTGGTGGATGGCTTCCACTGCCACTGCCCCGAGGGCACCTCTGGGCCACTGTGTGAG gtagacctggacttATGCGATCCCAGCCCCTGCCAGAACGGCGCCCGCTGCTACAACCTGCAGGGCGATTACTACTGCGCGTGCCCGGACGACGTGGGCGGCAAGAACTGCTCTGTGCCCCGGGACCCGTGCCCGGGCGGGGCCTGCCGAG TGATTGACGGCTGCGGGTTCGAGGCGGGGACCAGAACCCCGGGCTCGGGCACGGCCCCCCTGGGCGTGTGTGGCCCCCACGGACACTGCGTCAGTCTGCCCGGGGGGAACTTCTCCTGCGTGTGTGATAGCGGCTTCACGGGCATCTACTGCCATGAGA ACATCAACGACTGTCTGGGGCAGCCCTGCCGCAACGGGGGCACGTGCATCGACGAGGTGGACGCCTTCCGCTGCTACTGCCCCAGCGGCTGGGAGGGCGAGCTCTGCGACACCA ATCTCAACGACTGCCTTCCCGATCCCTGCCACAGCCGCGGCCGCTGCTACGACCTGGTCAATGACTTCTACTGTGCGTGTGACGACGGCTGGAAGGGCAAGACCTGCCACTCGC GCGAGTTCCAGTGCGACGCCTATACCTGCAGCAACGGCGGTACGTGCTATGACAGTGGGGACACCTTCCGCTGTGCCTGCCCCCCGGGCTGGAAGGGCAGTACCTGCAACATCG CTAAGAACAGCAGCTGCCTCCCCAACCCCTGCGTGAATGGGGGTACGTGCGTGGGCAGTGGGGACTCGTTCTCCTGCATCTGCCGTGACGGTTGGGAAGGCCGCACCTGCACGCACA ATACCAACGACTGCAACCCCCTGCCTTG CTACAACGGTGGCGTCTGCATCGACGGCATCAACTGGTTCCGCTGCGAGTGTGCTCCTGGCTTCGCGGGTCCCGACTGCCGCATCA ACATCGACGAGTGCCAGTCCTCGCCGTGCGCCTACGGGGCCACGTGTGTGGATGAGATCAACGGTTATCACTGCAGCTgcccgccgggccgggccggcccCCGGTGCCAGGAAG tgattttttttgggAGGCCCTGCTGGTCGCAGGGGTTGCCCTTCGCACACGGGAGCTCCTGGGTGGAGGATTGTAACAGCTGCCACTGCATGGACGGCCACCGGGACTGCAGCAAG GTGTGGTGTGGCCATAAGCCTTGCCTGCTGGCCGGCCGGCCCGAATCCCTGAGTACCCCGTGCCCACCGGGGCAGTGGTGCCAAGAGAAGGCCCTAGACCAGTGCCTGCAGCCGCCCTGTGCAGCCTGGGGGGAGTGCGGCGCCGAGGAGCCCTTGCTGCCGGAAACCCTGTGCTTGCCGCGCTCCAGCCACCTGGACAACAACTGTGCCCGCTTCACGTTGCACCTTGACCGTGACCAGGTGCCACAG GGCACCACCGTGGGCGCCATCTGCTCCGGGATCCGCGTCCTGCCGGTCACAAGGGCGGTGGCCCGGGACCGCCTGCTTTTGCTGCTCTGCGAGCGGCCGTCGTCAGGGGCCAGTGCAGTAGAGGTGGCCATG TCCTTCAGCCCCGCCAGGGACCTGGCCGACAGCAGCCTGATCCAGAGCACGGCCCACGCCATCGTGTCCGCCATCACCCAGCGGGTCAACAGCTCGGTGCTGCTGGCTGTCACTGAGGTCAAACTGGAGACGGTCGTCATGGGCGGCTCTTCCGCGG GTCTGCTGGTGCCGGTGCTGTGCGGCGTGTTCAGCATGCTGTGTCTGGTGTGTGTGGCCATCTGCGTGTGGTGGACCCGCAAACGCAGGAAAGAGCGGGAGAGGAGCCGGCTGCCGCGGGAGGAGAGCGCCAACAACCAGTGGGCCCCTCTCAACCCCATCCGCAACCCCATCGAGCGGCTGGGGGGCGGCGGCCTGGGGGGCGGCCACAAGGATGTGCTGTACCCGTGCAAGAACTTCACGCCGCCGCCGCGCAGGGTGGGCGAGGCGCTGCCCGGGCCCGCGGGCCGCGGCGaaggcggggaggaggaggaggaggaggagcccggCCGTGGGGAGGGCGGCTGCCTGGAGGCCGAGAAGTTCCTCTCGCACAAATTCACCAAAGACCCCAGCGGCTCACCCGGGAGGCCGGCCTGCTGGGCCTCAGGCCCCAAGGTGGACAACCGCGCCGTCAGGAGCGTCAATGACTCACGCCACGCCGGCAAGGAGTAG
- the JAG2 gene encoding protein jagged-2 isoform X2: MRARGRGRGRGRLPRRLLLLLALCVQAARPMGYFELQLSALRNANGELLSGACCDGDGRTTRAGGCGHDECDTYVRVCLKEYQAKVTPTGPCSYGHGATPVLGGNSFYLPRAAAGDRDRDRDRARARARAGGAQEPGLVVIPFQFAWPRSFTLIVEAWDWDNDTTPDEELLIERVSHTGMINPEDRWKSLHFSGHVAHMELQIRVRCDDNYYSATCNKFCRPRNDFFGHYTCDQYGNKACMDGWMGKECKEAVCKQGCNLLHGGCSVPGECKCSYGWQGRFCDECVPYPGCVHGSCVDPWQCNCETNWGGLLCNKDLNYCGTHHPCTNGATCINAEPDQYHCVCPDGYSGKNCERAEHACASNPCANGGSCYEVPSGFECHCPSGWSGSTCALDIDECASNPCAAGGTCVDQVDGFECICPKQWVGTTCQLDVNDCHGQCQHGGTCKELMTGYQCVCPWGFGGRHCELQLRSCASNPCHGGLCEDLVDGFHCHCPEGTSGPLCEVDLDLCDPSPCQNGARCYNLQGDYYCACPDDVGGKNCSVPRDPCPGGACRVIDGCGFEAGTRTPGSGTAPLGVCGPHGHCVSLPGGNFSCVCDSGFTGIYCHENINDCLGQPCRNGGTCIDEVDAFRCYCPSGWEGELCDTNLNDCLPDPCHSRGRCYDLVNDFYCACDDGWKGKTCHSREFQCDAYTCSNGGTCYDSGDTFRCACPPGWKGSTCNIAKNSSCLPNPCVNGGTCVGSGDSFSCICRDGWEGRTCTHNTNDCNPLPCYNGGVCIDGINWFRCECAPGFAGPDCRINIDECQSSPCAYGATCVDEINGYHCSCPPGRAGPRCQEVIFFGRPCWSQGLPFAHGSSWVEDCNSCHCMDGHRDCSKVWCGHKPCLLAGRPESLSTPCPPGQWCQEKALDQCLQPPCAAWGECGAEEPLLPETLCLPRSSHLDNNCARFTLHLDRDQVPQGTTVGAICSGIRVLPVTRAVARDRLLLLLCERPSSGASAVEVAMSFSPARDLADSSLIQSTAHAIVSAITQRVNSSVLLAVTEVKLETVVMGGSSAGLLVPVLCGVFSMLCLVCVAICVWWTRKRRKERERSRLPREESANNQWAPLNPIRNPIERLGGGGLGGGHKDVLYPCKNFTPPPRRVGEALPGPAGRGEGGEEEEEEEPGRGEGGCLEAEKFLSHKFTKDPSGSPGRPACWASGPKVDNRAVRSVNDSRHAGKE; this comes from the exons atgcgggcgcggggccggggccggggccgggggcgcctgccccggcggctgctgctgctgctggcgctGTGCGTGCAG GCGGCGCGGCCCATGGGCTATTTCGAGCTGCAGCTGAGCGCGCTGCGGAACGCGAACGGGGAGCTGCTGAGCGGCGCCTGCTGTGACGGCGACGGCCGGACGACGCGCGCGGGGGGCTGCGGCCACGACGAGTGCGACACGTACGTGCGCGTGTGCCTCAAGGAGTACCAGGCCAAGGTGACGCCCACGGGGCCCTGCAGCTACGGCCACGGCGCCACGCCCGTGCTGGGCGGCAACTCCTTCTACCTGCCGCGCGCCGCCGCgggggaccgggaccgggaccgggaccgggcgcgggcgcgggcgcgggccggCGGCGCCCAGGAGCCCGGCCTCGTCGTCATCCCCTTCCAGTTCGCCTGGCCG CGCTCCTTCACCCTCATCGTGGAGGCCTGGGACTGGGACAACGACACCACCCCAGATG AGGAGCTGCTGATCGAGCGGGTGTCGCACACGGGCATGATCAACCCCGAGGACCGCTGGAAGAGCCTGCACTTCAGCGGCCACGTGGCGCACATGGAGCTGCAGATCCGCGTGCGCTGCGACGACAACTACTACAGCGCCACCTGCAACAAGTTCTGCCGGCCGCGCAACGACTTCTTCGGCCACTACACCTGCGACCAGTACGGCAACAAGGCCTGCATGGACGGCTGGATGGGCAAGGAGTGCAAAGAGG CCGTGTGCAAACAAGGATGTAACCTGCTGCACGGGGGATGCTCGGTGCCCGGGGAGTGCAA GTGCAGCTACGGCTGGCAGGGACGCTTCTGCGACGAGTGCGTCCCGTACCCTGGCTGCGTGCACGGCAGCTGCGTGGACCCCTGGCAGTGTAACTGTGAGACCAACTGGGGCGGCCTGCTTTGCAACAAAG ACCTGAACTACTGCGGCACCCACCACCCTTGCACCAACGGGGCCACGTGCATCAACGCCGAGCCTGACCAGTACCACTGCGTCTGCCCCGACGGCTACTCGGGCAAGAACTGTGAGCGGG CTGAGCACGCCTGTGCCTCCAACCCATGCGCCAACGGGGGCTCTTGTTACGAGGTGCCCTCCGGCTTCGAGTGCCACTGCCCGTCAGGCTGGAGCGGGTCCACCTGTGCGCTTG ACATCGATGAGTGTGCCTCCAACCCGTGCGCGGCCGGGGGCACCTGTGTGGACCAGGTGGATGGCTTCGAGTGCATCTGTCCCAAGCAGTGGGTGGGGACCACCTGCCAGCTGG ATGTAAACGACTGTCATGGGCAGTGTCAGCATGGTGGCACCTGCAAG gagcTGATGACCGGCTACCAGTGTGTGTGCCCATGGGGCTTCGGTGGCCGACACTGTGAGCTGCAGCTGCGGTCGTGTGCCAGCAACCCCTGCCATGGTGGCCTCTGCGAGGACCTGGTGGATGGCTTCCACTGCCACTGCCCCGAGGGCACCTCTGGGCCACTGTGTGAG gtagacctggacttATGCGATCCCAGCCCCTGCCAGAACGGCGCCCGCTGCTACAACCTGCAGGGCGATTACTACTGCGCGTGCCCGGACGACGTGGGCGGCAAGAACTGCTCTGTGCCCCGGGACCCGTGCCCGGGCGGGGCCTGCCGAG TGATTGACGGCTGCGGGTTCGAGGCGGGGACCAGAACCCCGGGCTCGGGCACGGCCCCCCTGGGCGTGTGTGGCCCCCACGGACACTGCGTCAGTCTGCCCGGGGGGAACTTCTCCTGCGTGTGTGATAGCGGCTTCACGGGCATCTACTGCCATGAGA ACATCAACGACTGTCTGGGGCAGCCCTGCCGCAACGGGGGCACGTGCATCGACGAGGTGGACGCCTTCCGCTGCTACTGCCCCAGCGGCTGGGAGGGCGAGCTCTGCGACACCA ATCTCAACGACTGCCTTCCCGATCCCTGCCACAGCCGCGGCCGCTGCTACGACCTGGTCAATGACTTCTACTGTGCGTGTGACGACGGCTGGAAGGGCAAGACCTGCCACTCGC GCGAGTTCCAGTGCGACGCCTATACCTGCAGCAACGGCGGTACGTGCTATGACAGTGGGGACACCTTCCGCTGTGCCTGCCCCCCGGGCTGGAAGGGCAGTACCTGCAACATCG CTAAGAACAGCAGCTGCCTCCCCAACCCCTGCGTGAATGGGGGTACGTGCGTGGGCAGTGGGGACTCGTTCTCCTGCATCTGCCGTGACGGTTGGGAAGGCCGCACCTGCACGCACA ATACCAACGACTGCAACCCCCTGCCTTG CTACAACGGTGGCGTCTGCATCGACGGCATCAACTGGTTCCGCTGCGAGTGTGCTCCTGGCTTCGCGGGTCCCGACTGCCGCATCA ACATCGACGAGTGCCAGTCCTCGCCGTGCGCCTACGGGGCCACGTGTGTGGATGAGATCAACGGTTATCACTGCAGCTgcccgccgggccgggccggcccCCGGTGCCAGGAAG tgattttttttgggAGGCCCTGCTGGTCGCAGGGGTTGCCCTTCGCACACGGGAGCTCCTGGGTGGAGGATTGTAACAGCTGCCACTGCATGGACGGCCACCGGGACTGCAGCAAG GTGTGGTGTGGCCATAAGCCTTGCCTGCTGGCCGGCCGGCCCGAATCCCTGAGTACCCCGTGCCCACCGGGGCAGTGGTGCCAAGAGAAGGCCCTAGACCAGTGCCTGCAGCCGCCCTGTGCAGCCTGGGGGGAGTGCGGCGCCGAGGAGCCCTTGCTGCCGGAAACCCTGTGCTTGCCGCGCTCCAGCCACCTGGACAACAACTGTGCCCGCTTCACGTTGCACCTTGACCGTGACCAGGTGCCACAG GGCACCACCGTGGGCGCCATCTGCTCCGGGATCCGCGTCCTGCCGGTCACAAGGGCGGTGGCCCGGGACCGCCTGCTTTTGCTGCTCTGCGAGCGGCCGTCGTCAGGGGCCAGTGCAGTAGAGGTGGCCATG TCCTTCAGCCCCGCCAGGGACCTGGCCGACAGCAGCCTGATCCAGAGCACGGCCCACGCCATCGTGTCCGCCATCACCCAGCGGGTCAACAGCTCGGTGCTGCTGGCTGTCACTGAGGTCAAACTGGAGACGGTCGTCATGGGCGGCTCTTCCGCGG GTCTGCTGGTGCCGGTGCTGTGCGGCGTGTTCAGCATGCTGTGTCTGGTGTGTGTGGCCATCTGCGTGTGGTGGACCCGCAAACGCAGGAAAGAGCGGGAGAGGAGCCGGCTGCCGCGGGAGGAGAGCGCCAACAACCAGTGGGCCCCTCTCAACCCCATCCGCAACCCCATCGAGCGGCTGGGGGGCGGCGGCCTGGGGGGCGGCCACAAGGATGTGCTGTACCCGTGCAAGAACTTCACGCCGCCGCCGCGCAGGGTGGGCGAGGCGCTGCCCGGGCCCGCGGGCCGCGGCGaaggcggggaggaggaggaggaggaggagcccggCCGTGGGGAGGGCGGCTGCCTGGAGGCCGAGAAGTTCCTCTCGCACAAATTCACCAAAGACCCCAGCGGCTCACCCGGGAGGCCGGCCTGCTGGGCCTCAGGCCCCAAGGTGGACAACCGCGCCGTCAGGAGCGTCAATGACTCACGCCACGCCGGCAAGGAGTAG
- the JAG2 gene encoding protein jagged-2 isoform X1, giving the protein MRARGRGRGRGRLPRRLLLLLALCVQAARPMGYFELQLSALRNANGELLSGACCDGDGRTTRAGGCGHDECDTYVRVCLKEYQAKVTPTGPCSYGHGATPVLGGNSFYLPRAAAGDRDRDRDRARARARAGGAQEPGLVVIPFQFAWPRSFTLIVEAWDWDNDTTPDEELLIERVSHTGMINPEDRWKSLHFSGHVAHMELQIRVRCDDNYYSATCNKFCRPRNDFFGHYTCDQYGNKACMDGWMGKECKEAVCKQGCNLLHGGCSVPGECKCSYGWQGRFCDECVPYPGCVHGSCVDPWQCNCETNWGGLLCNKDLNYCGTHHPCTNGATCINAEPDQYHCVCPDGYSGKNCERAEHACASNPCANGGSCYEVPSGFECHCPSGWSGSTCALDIDECASNPCAAGGTCVDQVDGFECICPKQWVGTTCQLDANECEGKPCVNAFSCKNLIGGYYCHCIPGWKGVNCHINVNDCHGQCQHGGTCKELMTGYQCVCPWGFGGRHCELQLRSCASNPCHGGLCEDLVDGFHCHCPEGTSGPLCEVDLDLCDPSPCQNGARCYNLQGDYYCACPDDVGGKNCSVPRDPCPGGACRVIDGCGFEAGTRTPGSGTAPLGVCGPHGHCVSLPGGNFSCVCDSGFTGIYCHENINDCLGQPCRNGGTCIDEVDAFRCYCPSGWEGELCDTNLNDCLPDPCHSRGRCYDLVNDFYCACDDGWKGKTCHSREFQCDAYTCSNGGTCYDSGDTFRCACPPGWKGSTCNIAKNSSCLPNPCVNGGTCVGSGDSFSCICRDGWEGRTCTHNTNDCNPLPCYNGGVCIDGINWFRCECAPGFAGPDCRINIDECQSSPCAYGATCVDEINGYHCSCPPGRAGPRCQEVIFFGRPCWSQGLPFAHGSSWVEDCNSCHCMDGHRDCSKVWCGHKPCLLAGRPESLSTPCPPGQWCQEKALDQCLQPPCAAWGECGAEEPLLPETLCLPRSSHLDNNCARFTLHLDRDQVPQGTTVGAICSGIRVLPVTRAVARDRLLLLLCERPSSGASAVEVAMSFSPARDLADSSLIQSTAHAIVSAITQRVNSSVLLAVTEVKLETVVMGGSSAGLLVPVLCGVFSMLCLVCVAICVWWTRKRRKERERSRLPREESANNQWAPLNPIRNPIERLGGGGLGGGHKDVLYPCKNFTPPPRRVGEALPGPAGRGEGGEEEEEEEPGRGEGGCLEAEKFLSHKFTKDPSGSPGRPACWASGPKVDNRAVRSVNDSRHAGKE; this is encoded by the exons atgcgggcgcggggccggggccggggccgggggcgcctgccccggcggctgctgctgctgctggcgctGTGCGTGCAG GCGGCGCGGCCCATGGGCTATTTCGAGCTGCAGCTGAGCGCGCTGCGGAACGCGAACGGGGAGCTGCTGAGCGGCGCCTGCTGTGACGGCGACGGCCGGACGACGCGCGCGGGGGGCTGCGGCCACGACGAGTGCGACACGTACGTGCGCGTGTGCCTCAAGGAGTACCAGGCCAAGGTGACGCCCACGGGGCCCTGCAGCTACGGCCACGGCGCCACGCCCGTGCTGGGCGGCAACTCCTTCTACCTGCCGCGCGCCGCCGCgggggaccgggaccgggaccgggaccgggcgcgggcgcgggcgcgggccggCGGCGCCCAGGAGCCCGGCCTCGTCGTCATCCCCTTCCAGTTCGCCTGGCCG CGCTCCTTCACCCTCATCGTGGAGGCCTGGGACTGGGACAACGACACCACCCCAGATG AGGAGCTGCTGATCGAGCGGGTGTCGCACACGGGCATGATCAACCCCGAGGACCGCTGGAAGAGCCTGCACTTCAGCGGCCACGTGGCGCACATGGAGCTGCAGATCCGCGTGCGCTGCGACGACAACTACTACAGCGCCACCTGCAACAAGTTCTGCCGGCCGCGCAACGACTTCTTCGGCCACTACACCTGCGACCAGTACGGCAACAAGGCCTGCATGGACGGCTGGATGGGCAAGGAGTGCAAAGAGG CCGTGTGCAAACAAGGATGTAACCTGCTGCACGGGGGATGCTCGGTGCCCGGGGAGTGCAA GTGCAGCTACGGCTGGCAGGGACGCTTCTGCGACGAGTGCGTCCCGTACCCTGGCTGCGTGCACGGCAGCTGCGTGGACCCCTGGCAGTGTAACTGTGAGACCAACTGGGGCGGCCTGCTTTGCAACAAAG ACCTGAACTACTGCGGCACCCACCACCCTTGCACCAACGGGGCCACGTGCATCAACGCCGAGCCTGACCAGTACCACTGCGTCTGCCCCGACGGCTACTCGGGCAAGAACTGTGAGCGGG CTGAGCACGCCTGTGCCTCCAACCCATGCGCCAACGGGGGCTCTTGTTACGAGGTGCCCTCCGGCTTCGAGTGCCACTGCCCGTCAGGCTGGAGCGGGTCCACCTGTGCGCTTG ACATCGATGAGTGTGCCTCCAACCCGTGCGCGGCCGGGGGCACCTGTGTGGACCAGGTGGATGGCTTCGAGTGCATCTGTCCCAAGCAGTGGGTGGGGACCACCTGCCAGCTGG ACGCCAATGAATGTGAAGGGAAGCCGTGCGTTAATGCTTTTTCTTGCAAAAACCTGATTGGTGGCTATTACTGTCACTGCATCCCGGGCTGGAAGGGCGTCAACTGCCATATCA ATGTAAACGACTGTCATGGGCAGTGTCAGCATGGTGGCACCTGCAAG gagcTGATGACCGGCTACCAGTGTGTGTGCCCATGGGGCTTCGGTGGCCGACACTGTGAGCTGCAGCTGCGGTCGTGTGCCAGCAACCCCTGCCATGGTGGCCTCTGCGAGGACCTGGTGGATGGCTTCCACTGCCACTGCCCCGAGGGCACCTCTGGGCCACTGTGTGAG gtagacctggacttATGCGATCCCAGCCCCTGCCAGAACGGCGCCCGCTGCTACAACCTGCAGGGCGATTACTACTGCGCGTGCCCGGACGACGTGGGCGGCAAGAACTGCTCTGTGCCCCGGGACCCGTGCCCGGGCGGGGCCTGCCGAG TGATTGACGGCTGCGGGTTCGAGGCGGGGACCAGAACCCCGGGCTCGGGCACGGCCCCCCTGGGCGTGTGTGGCCCCCACGGACACTGCGTCAGTCTGCCCGGGGGGAACTTCTCCTGCGTGTGTGATAGCGGCTTCACGGGCATCTACTGCCATGAGA ACATCAACGACTGTCTGGGGCAGCCCTGCCGCAACGGGGGCACGTGCATCGACGAGGTGGACGCCTTCCGCTGCTACTGCCCCAGCGGCTGGGAGGGCGAGCTCTGCGACACCA ATCTCAACGACTGCCTTCCCGATCCCTGCCACAGCCGCGGCCGCTGCTACGACCTGGTCAATGACTTCTACTGTGCGTGTGACGACGGCTGGAAGGGCAAGACCTGCCACTCGC GCGAGTTCCAGTGCGACGCCTATACCTGCAGCAACGGCGGTACGTGCTATGACAGTGGGGACACCTTCCGCTGTGCCTGCCCCCCGGGCTGGAAGGGCAGTACCTGCAACATCG CTAAGAACAGCAGCTGCCTCCCCAACCCCTGCGTGAATGGGGGTACGTGCGTGGGCAGTGGGGACTCGTTCTCCTGCATCTGCCGTGACGGTTGGGAAGGCCGCACCTGCACGCACA ATACCAACGACTGCAACCCCCTGCCTTG CTACAACGGTGGCGTCTGCATCGACGGCATCAACTGGTTCCGCTGCGAGTGTGCTCCTGGCTTCGCGGGTCCCGACTGCCGCATCA ACATCGACGAGTGCCAGTCCTCGCCGTGCGCCTACGGGGCCACGTGTGTGGATGAGATCAACGGTTATCACTGCAGCTgcccgccgggccgggccggcccCCGGTGCCAGGAAG tgattttttttgggAGGCCCTGCTGGTCGCAGGGGTTGCCCTTCGCACACGGGAGCTCCTGGGTGGAGGATTGTAACAGCTGCCACTGCATGGACGGCCACCGGGACTGCAGCAAG GTGTGGTGTGGCCATAAGCCTTGCCTGCTGGCCGGCCGGCCCGAATCCCTGAGTACCCCGTGCCCACCGGGGCAGTGGTGCCAAGAGAAGGCCCTAGACCAGTGCCTGCAGCCGCCCTGTGCAGCCTGGGGGGAGTGCGGCGCCGAGGAGCCCTTGCTGCCGGAAACCCTGTGCTTGCCGCGCTCCAGCCACCTGGACAACAACTGTGCCCGCTTCACGTTGCACCTTGACCGTGACCAGGTGCCACAG GGCACCACCGTGGGCGCCATCTGCTCCGGGATCCGCGTCCTGCCGGTCACAAGGGCGGTGGCCCGGGACCGCCTGCTTTTGCTGCTCTGCGAGCGGCCGTCGTCAGGGGCCAGTGCAGTAGAGGTGGCCATG TCCTTCAGCCCCGCCAGGGACCTGGCCGACAGCAGCCTGATCCAGAGCACGGCCCACGCCATCGTGTCCGCCATCACCCAGCGGGTCAACAGCTCGGTGCTGCTGGCTGTCACTGAGGTCAAACTGGAGACGGTCGTCATGGGCGGCTCTTCCGCGG GTCTGCTGGTGCCGGTGCTGTGCGGCGTGTTCAGCATGCTGTGTCTGGTGTGTGTGGCCATCTGCGTGTGGTGGACCCGCAAACGCAGGAAAGAGCGGGAGAGGAGCCGGCTGCCGCGGGAGGAGAGCGCCAACAACCAGTGGGCCCCTCTCAACCCCATCCGCAACCCCATCGAGCGGCTGGGGGGCGGCGGCCTGGGGGGCGGCCACAAGGATGTGCTGTACCCGTGCAAGAACTTCACGCCGCCGCCGCGCAGGGTGGGCGAGGCGCTGCCCGGGCCCGCGGGCCGCGGCGaaggcggggaggaggaggaggaggaggagcccggCCGTGGGGAGGGCGGCTGCCTGGAGGCCGAGAAGTTCCTCTCGCACAAATTCACCAAAGACCCCAGCGGCTCACCCGGGAGGCCGGCCTGCTGGGCCTCAGGCCCCAAGGTGGACAACCGCGCCGTCAGGAGCGTCAATGACTCACGCCACGCCGGCAAGGAGTAG